From Amycolatopsis sp. cg9, one genomic window encodes:
- a CDS encoding helix-turn-helix domain-containing protein: MLLGEFDLPAGTWFPWHEHPAHQLVWSARGVVAVKSGDAGWVLPPTRALWVPAGVRHRTGALGRAALRGIYADPALSPVSWRSPRMVVVRPLLRELLEYLTGDGVAPAARVRAEAVAFDLLEPLDVVPIAVPALTDPRARDVERVLLANPADPRTLAEFGRAVGASERTLARVFAGECRMPFGTWRTQVRLRASLPLLAQGTPLETVAYRVGYSSASAFVAAFRRAVGVTPGAYFAG; encoded by the coding sequence ATGCTGCTCGGCGAGTTCGACCTGCCCGCCGGCACCTGGTTCCCCTGGCACGAACACCCGGCGCACCAGCTGGTCTGGTCCGCGCGCGGGGTCGTCGCGGTCAAGTCGGGGGACGCGGGCTGGGTGCTGCCGCCGACCCGGGCGCTGTGGGTGCCCGCCGGCGTCCGGCACCGCACCGGCGCGCTCGGCCGGGCGGCGCTGCGCGGCATCTACGCCGACCCGGCGCTGTCGCCGGTGTCGTGGCGGTCGCCGCGGATGGTCGTCGTCCGGCCGCTGCTGCGCGAGCTCCTGGAGTACCTGACCGGCGACGGCGTCGCGCCGGCCGCGCGGGTGCGGGCCGAAGCGGTGGCGTTCGACCTGCTGGAACCGCTCGACGTGGTGCCGATCGCGGTGCCCGCGCTCACCGACCCGCGCGCCCGCGACGTCGAGCGCGTGCTGCTGGCGAACCCGGCCGACCCCCGCACGCTCGCCGAGTTCGGCCGGGCGGTCGGCGCCTCGGAACGGACGCTGGCGCGGGTGTTCGCGGGCGAGTGCCGGATGCCGTTCGGCACGTGGCGCACCCAGGTGCGGCTGCGGGCGTCACTGCCGCTGCTGGCCCAGGGCACGCCGCTGGAGACGGTGGCGTACCGCGTTGGCTACAGCTCGGCGAGCGCGTTCGTCGCGGCCTTCCGGCGGGCCGTCGGGGTCACACCGGGGGCCTACTTCGCGGGGTGA
- a CDS encoding serine/threonine-protein kinase, translated as MNGLASALLSLAHSLFGPGFCPGDWVWATSAAGALVALLPPIGALAVAIIRKGTGNRYDATTLSVFGAIGLVSALILPWLLSNGVSGVFRAERAGTKSGLPRAEAATLASGSCWVDTQKEYLGGGPNVYEVLFYKNNAALPTFVYVAAFILLPAGSLLFVILQGRTAFRRGPKWPSRFIWIPFAAMLAFSVGMEANTALHFWLGFLPFSVLGLIPVAMVGPPPWSVINRSDAPPRREPEPYRPPPPAASQVQPRPTPPPPPPPPVNKPYPKTALASAPEPPPMAGALAAAPGPIPPPPGSRNAGGSRYRRVKQLGAGGFGTVWQAVDTQLNRTVALKIAHAPDRDTAERMQREARALAVVSHPNCVKVYDLAEEPDGLALVMEYLEGRPLAELVDGQGPLDDVAAGRLWATMAGALAAAHEKGVLHRDIKPSNVVLDPSGLAHLIDFGIARSQGDSKMTATGMMIGTPDFVAPEQAMGAAASPASDAWQLAATISYALSGQPPRGTRETPMAALMAAARAEPVSRLPQRSAHARLLAASLDPEPRRRPTLNSVRREVEGWLSRAGKSADGPVTRVVPRQPHHR; from the coding sequence GTGAACGGACTCGCGAGCGCGTTGCTCTCGCTAGCCCATTCCTTGTTCGGCCCGGGCTTCTGCCCCGGCGACTGGGTCTGGGCCACGAGTGCGGCCGGCGCGCTCGTCGCGCTGCTCCCGCCGATCGGCGCGCTGGCGGTGGCGATCATCCGCAAGGGCACCGGCAACCGCTACGACGCCACGACGCTGTCGGTGTTCGGGGCGATCGGCCTGGTCAGCGCGCTGATCCTGCCGTGGCTGCTGTCCAACGGCGTGTCCGGCGTCTTCCGGGCCGAGCGGGCGGGCACGAAGTCCGGACTGCCCCGCGCGGAGGCCGCGACGCTGGCGAGCGGCTCCTGCTGGGTGGACACGCAGAAGGAGTACCTGGGCGGCGGCCCGAACGTCTACGAGGTGCTGTTCTACAAGAACAACGCGGCGCTGCCGACCTTCGTCTACGTGGCCGCGTTCATCCTGCTGCCGGCCGGCTCGCTGCTGTTCGTCATCCTGCAGGGCCGCACGGCCTTCCGCCGCGGCCCGAAGTGGCCGTCCCGGTTCATCTGGATCCCGTTCGCCGCGATGCTCGCGTTCAGCGTCGGCATGGAGGCGAACACCGCGCTGCACTTCTGGCTCGGGTTCCTGCCGTTCAGCGTGCTGGGGCTGATCCCGGTCGCGATGGTCGGGCCACCGCCGTGGTCGGTGATCAACCGCTCGGACGCGCCGCCGCGCCGCGAACCGGAGCCGTACCGGCCGCCGCCGCCTGCCGCGTCCCAGGTGCAGCCCCGCCCGACCCCGCCTCCGCCGCCGCCCCCGCCGGTCAACAAGCCGTACCCGAAGACGGCGCTGGCGTCGGCCCCCGAACCCCCGCCGATGGCCGGTGCGCTCGCCGCGGCCCCCGGGCCGATCCCGCCGCCGCCCGGCTCGCGCAACGCCGGCGGCAGCCGCTACCGGCGCGTCAAGCAGCTCGGCGCGGGCGGCTTCGGCACGGTCTGGCAGGCCGTCGACACCCAGCTGAACCGCACGGTCGCGCTGAAGATCGCGCACGCGCCGGACCGCGACACGGCCGAGCGCATGCAGCGCGAGGCCCGCGCGCTGGCCGTGGTCAGCCACCCGAACTGCGTCAAGGTGTACGACCTCGCCGAGGAGCCGGACGGCCTCGCGCTGGTCATGGAGTACCTCGAAGGCCGCCCGCTGGCCGAGCTGGTCGACGGCCAGGGTCCGCTGGACGACGTCGCGGCCGGCCGCCTGTGGGCGACGATGGCGGGCGCGCTGGCGGCGGCGCACGAGAAGGGCGTCCTGCACCGCGACATCAAGCCGTCGAACGTCGTACTGGACCCGAGCGGCCTGGCCCACCTGATCGACTTCGGCATCGCCCGCAGCCAGGGCGATTCGAAGATGACGGCCACCGGCATGATGATCGGCACGCCCGACTTCGTCGCCCCGGAGCAGGCCATGGGCGCGGCGGCCTCCCCGGCGTCCGACGCGTGGCAGCTGGCGGCGACGATCAGCTACGCGCTGTCCGGCCAGCCCCCGCGCGGCACGCGCGAGACCCCGATGGCGGCCCTGATGGCGGCGGCCCGCGCGGAGCCGGTTTCGCGGCTGCCTCAGCGGAGCGCGCACGCCCGTCTGCTGGCGGCGTCGCTGGACCCCGAGCCGCGCCGCCGTCCGACGTTGAACTCGGTGCGCCGCGAGGTCGAGGGCTGGCTGTCGCGGGCGGGCAAGTCCGCGGACGGCCCGGTGACCCGGGTGGTGCCGCGGCAGCCGCACCACCGCTAG
- a CDS encoding class I SAM-dependent methyltransferase, with protein MPMNLIHRKLCSSAKWADTVEERLTPWLARYDLGDDVLEIGPGFGATTKVLLDAVPKLTVLEIDPASTELLRAKFGDRAGVVEGSGAEMPFDTGRFSAVVCFTMLHHVPTTRLQDAIFAEAARVLRPGGRYCGSDSQLSFRFRLLHIGDTMNVLDAAALPGRLARAGFEQVEVQARPKEIVTFSAIKPG; from the coding sequence ATGCCGATGAACCTGATCCACCGCAAGCTCTGCAGCTCCGCGAAGTGGGCGGACACCGTCGAGGAACGCCTGACGCCGTGGCTGGCTCGGTACGATCTGGGCGACGACGTCCTCGAGATCGGCCCCGGCTTCGGCGCCACCACGAAGGTGCTGCTCGACGCCGTGCCGAAGCTGACCGTCCTGGAAATCGACCCCGCCTCGACCGAACTGCTGCGCGCGAAGTTCGGCGACCGCGCCGGCGTCGTCGAGGGCAGCGGCGCGGAGATGCCGTTCGACACCGGCCGTTTCTCCGCGGTCGTCTGCTTCACGATGCTCCACCACGTCCCGACCACGCGGCTCCAGGACGCGATCTTCGCCGAGGCGGCGCGGGTGCTGCGCCCGGGCGGACGCTACTGCGGCAGCGACAGCCAGCTCAGCTTCCGCTTCCGCCTGCTGCACATCGGCGACACGATGAACGTCCTCGACGCGGCGGCGCTGCCGGGCCGGCTGGCGCGGGCGGGCTTCGAGCAGGTCGAGGTGCAGGCCCGCCCGAAGGAGATCGTGACCTTCTCGGCGATCAAGCCCGGCTAG